One window of the Klebsiella sp. WP3-W18-ESBL-02 genome contains the following:
- a CDS encoding ATP-binding protein — MKKESILSRQILTHMLLLTFIIIAIVILGTSLFYSFLIDYLPGGTSAANDDNMTLLDWMWILIASIISLAVSLFFTVKLSARILKPLNAVAYSLKQISQGNLSARAASSHSQLGEMNQLVNDFNEMAEKLQTLDTQRNLWNAAIAHELRTPVTILRGRLQGLVEGVFEPEPALFKNLLKQTEGLTNLIEDLRVVSSSGGAKYTLILSDVDLEATISNALDTFLPDFAAKKFKIITELQSQHSLCDPLRIIQCLTVLFDNALKYSVPQTLLIKNGIIGNDHFIIVQDEGPGIPEAFQRSLFQPFQRGEYAKSSHPEGWGLGLSVVQAIMRAHGGNVTYSLTPENGSTFKLSWPVQGVNRLN; from the coding sequence ATGAAGAAAGAATCAATTCTAAGTCGCCAGATACTGACACATATGCTGTTGCTGACATTCATTATTATTGCCATCGTTATACTCGGTACCTCCTTATTCTATAGCTTTTTGATTGACTACCTACCGGGGGGGACAAGCGCCGCGAATGACGATAACATGACCTTACTTGATTGGATGTGGATTCTAATCGCTTCAATCATCAGTCTGGCCGTTTCTCTTTTTTTTACCGTAAAACTGTCTGCCAGAATATTAAAGCCCTTAAATGCCGTAGCATATAGCCTGAAACAAATCTCGCAAGGAAACCTTAGCGCAAGAGCCGCGAGTAGCCATTCCCAGCTCGGTGAGATGAATCAACTGGTCAACGATTTTAATGAGATGGCGGAAAAATTACAGACGCTGGATACCCAGCGCAATTTATGGAATGCCGCAATCGCCCATGAACTTCGGACCCCTGTAACGATTTTACGTGGAAGGCTTCAGGGATTAGTTGAGGGGGTATTCGAACCGGAACCCGCTCTGTTCAAAAACCTTCTTAAACAAACCGAAGGCCTGACCAATTTGATTGAGGATCTTCGTGTTGTCAGTTCTTCCGGAGGGGCTAAATACACGCTGATACTCAGTGACGTTGATCTTGAGGCGACAATCTCGAATGCACTGGATACCTTTTTGCCGGACTTTGCAGCGAAAAAATTCAAAATCATAACCGAACTACAGTCCCAGCACAGTCTCTGCGATCCTCTACGTATTATCCAGTGTCTGACCGTACTCTTTGACAACGCCTTAAAATATTCCGTTCCGCAAACGCTTTTAATCAAGAATGGGATCATCGGGAACGATCATTTTATAATCGTACAGGATGAAGGGCCAGGGATCCCTGAAGCGTTCCAGAGATCCTTATTCCAGCCTTTTCAACGAGGAGAATACGCCAAAAGCAGTCATCCAGAGGGATGGGGTTTAGGACTCTCGGTAGTACAAGCAATTATGCGTGCCCATGGCGGAAACGTAACCTACAGCTTAACACCAGAAAACGGCTCAACGTTCAAGCTATCGTGGCCTGTTCAAGGGGTAAACAGGCTCAATTGA
- a CDS encoding ATP-grasp fold amidoligase family protein, giving the protein MNKINYHVKYIEYFFRKCRAYLSTDVSFHTSRLNKISGGDADLYNPLTLNEKICHRMVFEHNPFYTMLADKFAVREYVERCTNLVNVIPLIGVYPRVEDINFDKLPAKFVLKCNHDSGSVIICKDKASFDFDRARNRLKLALKKNMYYTTREWQYKNITPVILCERYLDLFTNQDRNVTPEMLRIHCFHGVACFIEADFTDDNGCGFINVYDRSWNLQPFQMEYPNTPIPIKEPPSLNKSVIAAQALANEIEYCRVDLMLKGRDVYFSEITLSPKRGKLKITPAIWDAKLGSLWDLSLANNRLN; this is encoded by the coding sequence ATGAATAAAATAAATTATCACGTTAAATATATTGAGTATTTTTTCAGGAAGTGCAGGGCGTATTTATCTACAGACGTTTCTTTTCATACATCCAGACTTAATAAAATATCGGGCGGTGACGCCGATCTCTATAACCCATTAACACTTAATGAGAAGATTTGTCATCGAATGGTATTCGAACACAACCCATTCTATACCATGCTTGCGGACAAGTTTGCCGTCAGGGAATACGTAGAAAGATGCACGAACTTAGTTAATGTCATCCCATTAATTGGTGTTTACCCGCGCGTAGAAGATATAAATTTTGATAAACTCCCTGCTAAATTTGTCTTAAAATGCAATCATGATAGCGGCAGTGTGATTATATGTAAGGATAAGGCAAGCTTTGACTTCGATAGAGCAAGGAATAGGTTGAAACTAGCACTTAAAAAGAATATGTACTACACAACCAGAGAGTGGCAATATAAAAATATTACCCCCGTCATTCTCTGCGAGAGATACCTTGATTTATTCACTAATCAGGACAGGAATGTCACCCCGGAAATGTTAAGAATACACTGTTTTCATGGTGTGGCCTGCTTTATTGAAGCTGATTTTACTGATGATAATGGCTGCGGGTTCATCAATGTCTATGACCGTTCGTGGAATTTGCAACCTTTTCAGATGGAATATCCCAACACGCCGATCCCGATTAAGGAGCCACCTTCATTGAACAAATCAGTTATTGCTGCTCAGGCGTTAGCAAACGAAATAGAGTATTGCCGCGTCGATCTTATGCTAAAAGGAAGAGATGTCTATTTTAGTGAAATAACATTAAGTCCTAAAAGAGGCAAACTGAAAATCACACCAGCAATATGGGATGCTAAACTCGGGAGTCTGTGGGATTTGTCTCTGGCTAACAACAGGCTCAATTGA